The Episyrphus balteatus chromosome 3, idEpiBalt1.1, whole genome shotgun sequence genome segment ATCTATCTTTTTCTTTTAGGACTTCCTGTTGCTAACACTGAAATGTACATATTAGATAAAGATTATAGACCAGTCAGTCATGGAGAGATTGGTGAAATTTTCGTTTCTGGACTGCCACTTGCCAATGGGTACGTGAATGGCCGTGATCCAGGCAGATTTGTTAACAGTCCTCTATCCATTGAGGGCAGTAAGTATGATTGAGAAACACTCTAAAAGTAGTGTGGAGAGTTAAGAGTGGAGAAAACCTAATTGGAAGtttttttcttcagaatttTCCAGACTCTATAATACTGGAGATTTTGGTTCATTTCGAAAAGGATACATCCATTTCGAAGGTCGCTTAGACTCACAAATCAAGATTCGTGGTCACCGAGTAGATCTTACAGAAGTGGAGAGAACCATCCTTTCATTTGACTTTGTGGAGAAAGCAATTGTTCTTTGCTACCAAGTATATCCAGTTGATAGTGCACTTTTGGCGTTTGTTCAACTCAATGATTTATCACCTCGCTACTCAGAGCTGGAAATTGAAAAGGCGTTGAAGGGCAAactaggggagagtggggctaaatgtaacaggggtaagaattaacagctaaaaaaagtgatgttcctttcaatattaagaaacgcgtaaaggagaaaaatgctcaatttttgcatatctaccggcacattttcttcagatgaagattagatgacagggtgagaagttacactagtggtgcccaaaaaatgcatgtttgtaactttttttttaaattttatttttggtctacctctttacccgaaaaagatagagtgctaagtgtttttttgttatatgcaactgtgttttggctcaaattgcgtgtatatgttatgtctatatcagtttcgctttttttttaaattgattttatgtgccaaatttcatgcgggggctagttgtaacatttttccggggcaaattgtaccatgtaaaaacctacctatactgaaaaattgtttacctaatataattaacaaccctgaatattaatgcttgtaattgaatttgtatttattttgaaattggaaacacatttttgaaccaccacttgaatttataaagcttataaaacaatttatgaattcgaataacttttatttaagactactgtcaaagtttctctggaaatcttggatttgctccactttttacaaatttgcaccaaaatttcatgactgaggtttgtttttattgttattaattaaaaataaataaatataaacaaataaaggtattttctctgatttttagttcttggtacaacctaccccggtatgtgttacactttgccccgtatgtggggtaagttgaaacaacacgattttttttttggaagctttatttttcaacattaccgttatgttttggtAAATTTggatgatggatcttggagctaaaacatgggtctttaatttaaaaaaggtctggttgacccactttcaaatttgtaggagaaccatcgattttagaaaaaagtgttacatttggccccactctcccctacaagATTACATGATTCCCCAAGTTATAATCGTTGATCACTTTCCGCTTTTGGTCAATGGAAAAGTCGATCGTCAAGAGCTTTTAATGTCATACGAGAGAAAAAGGAATGACGTCATACCTATGGACTTTTCTCAAGTCCCAGATGATTTGAAAGTTATTGCGAGAGATGCTTTTAATATTATTGAAAGTGTAATTGGACGATCTGCACGTGGAACTTTGACAGTGGAGAGTAACTTCTATGAGATGGGTGGTAATTCTTTGAACTCGATTATAGCCGTTACATTGCTACGTGAAAAAGGATATCATATTGAAATATCTGATTTCATTTCGGCAAAGAATCTCGGTGGTATTCTTCGGAAAGTTTCCAATAAATTTACCAAAGTGGTGAAAGGGGAGTGTAGACTTGTGAACTTGAATATGAAAGCTTTTCCTCTTATCAAGGATGACAAAGACAGCGTTATCCAGTAAGATTTTATTACTATCAATGTTCTtgttaatagaatttttttaaaacgaaattGCATTTGCAGAATCCTCACTGATAGTTTTTATGATAAAGGTGATTTGGAGTTTTGGATCAAGGAACGGATTTCACGCAAAAATTACATTGATGTTTTTGAGGCAACTATATTGGTTTTTCTTTGATCAGTTcttattcttatttcttttCTGTTATCATTATTCAGGATATGTGGGATGAGGCATTGAATAAAGGCTACAGCTTTACTGTTAAAGATATGAACACGAAGAAGACAATTGGTGTTATAATCAATTTTGATGCTCGAGATGAGCCTAAATCGAACATTAAACTCTTCGACGATATAAGTACTCACATTATTGAAGATTTAGAAAGACCATTCaggtgaatacaaaaatttaattaacagttttattaaattatttgtaCCGTTAATATAGAGAAAATCAGATGCCAAAGGAGTTAAATAAAGTATTGTACACTAGTTTGAGTGCTACTAGCAAAAACTTGAGCCCCCAAGAAAATATTGCCTGTATATATTTTATGGAAGAAGAAATCATAAATTTggctaaaagaaaaaatttcattgcaaTTCTTGCGGCAAATATCAGTCCTCTTACACAGGTTTGAGAAATTTGTTCTGAAATATTGCCAAGAAATAATATTAATTgaataagtatatttttttaaaattttcacagCAACTTGGAAATGATGTCTTTAAACATAAATGCTTAGTTAATTATCAAGTTAATAAATATGTTCATAAAGACGGCACAAGACCATTTGCACTTGCTCCTGACTCACAAAAAATAATGCTTCATTATATGGAATTATAAATTAaagacaaataaaatatttgtgttttaataaatgtttacagaaaaaaaaaacagagtttGTATACTAAAGAATATGGTTCTAATAGTTCAAGAGACGACcctacttagctcataaggtgaAAGGTTAAAAttgatatcaaatgaaagataagtttgTGTTGAGGCTAAGAGTATAGAATAGCAAAATCATAATCTTGTATTCAAAAagatttttacaatatttttcattttcaatttgaataGGGTTTCCATACTAGTATTTGTAGCTTCAAGggttaaaaatatttagaacAGAAATTTAAGaatggtttgtataaaaatttaattttcactaGATGGTCCGACTAACGTTGTTCAGCTGTTTTGTGCagataaatttgaatttttgttttcaaaggctaaacaaatcaaataaaatgttattttttaagttacaaAGGTGTAACACTACCttccgactaacaattttgcttctataaagctttacaggtgatatcgttgcttctgtaaagctttagagaagcaaaattgtttgtagggaTTCGCcggtaaaaaaaaaggtattgtaaccagtgccggtttaagcactaccggcgcccctgggcaagattagCTACATATATTTCTTACTAATGCATTGAAATTACAACTTTTAGAAACAATcagaaagaaattaaataaatgtaatGGACTGACTTGAGAATAAagcatttaataaaaattctaagaacatgtaaattagttttttaaggtGACTTAAATAAACCTACCAAATAGAGGTTAAACCTACCAAAGCCgaaaaaacctaccaaatttGGTAGGATTCTACAAAAACGGCAACCGTGTAACTGTCcactaataaacaaaaattagtaaaaGTGCCGATAAGCACCCACCCACAAATATTTATCCCTCACTcaaatttgtttattgttttagtcaaaatttaataatttggcATCTTTGAGTATTGTAATAGCatgtttaaacaaaatagtTAACCACATAGGTTCAACCTTTCTTTAGTTCAGCTATTAGAAACTCATTTAAcgacttatttttatttatataaaataaaatagcgAGTATTAATTACTTGAGATAAAGGTACTAATTTGTACCTGCCATAAAGCGATTTTATGTTTTCTGAGATTCTTAACCGATTTAAACGGAAATTTTTCAGAAACCTTAATGTTAAAGAAAACTGCAAAAATTCATCTTtggataaaaaacaaaatttagtaaaaatagCAATACTTTTTTCGCTGATTTATTCCATTCCAAACGATATTATGCTTTTCTTGCTAATAGCTCATAATTCGTTGTTTCATTATGTACCTATACAAATTGTTTCAAGTAAGGTTGACAGATGTACCATTctgtaaataaaatgaaacaataACAAATCAGTAGGCCccactgtttaaaaaaaaaaaatctcatataGCTTGCACTGACAATTTTTATTAGACAGAGTATAGACGGATAAACAGTAGTTTTATACCAGGAAATTTACCTTGTTTATTCTTTAAACCCAAATAGTTATGATAACTGATAATAATTATGAGATTACCCAAATCTGTATCCAAATAAGTCTAagcaaaagcaacaaaaaaagcacattttttttggaattaaaaacaaaactttatgattttgtttaaaagattttttcattttatctaAATTACTATTATGGTAAACTTGGATTACCTGTATAAAGTTGgaataaaacaagaaataaacacagtttttaatcaaattttggcAGAGATAGACTTGCACCTAGAAAAAAGATACCtaacatttttaagattttaggaaaattatattttctcttATTAATTCTACGATCTATTGTATTTGAAGTGATAAGCCAAACAAACTTAAgaataaatcctttttttttcttgtcgatTTCATCTAAATGAATAACTTGTGTCAAATAGAATAGTAACAAGTTTAATAAAATGCCTTCAAAATCAAAACTACAATCCATTATTAGAGGACCTCAGTATGATCTTATTCCACGCCGACTACATAAACTATTTGAAGATAAGGTTCTTGAGAACCCAAACAAATCAGCGTTAATCTATGATGGTAAAGTTCTAACCCGAAAGGAAGTTAATGAGCGATCAAATCAATATGCCAGAGTCTTTTTGCGAGAAACTTTAAAACATTCCTTAAGTCCTAATCAGGACGGAGACAATATAATTGCCATGTGTATGGAACCTTCGGATTACCTGGTGATGATACTGCTTGCAACTTGGAAAGCAGGATTTGCATACATTGCGATAGATCCAATTTTAACACCCAATCGGATAGCTCATATTTTAAATGATGCTCGTCCCGTGATGGTTATATGTGACAATGACATGGATCAAAGGGTTTTCGGATCATACTTGACCTTGAGCCTTAATGAGCTGAATGAAAAATGTTTCCAAATGGATGTAACAAGTATTCTCGacgatgaaatgaaaaaaagcagcCAAGACCTCGCAGTCGTTCTTTATACATCAGGAAGTACTGGAGTCCCGAAAGGTATAcaaattcatacttttttatttagtttttattttaattatataaattgcATCTTTAGGAGTAAAATTGCCTCCGATTGCATTATTAAACCGATTAAAATGGCAATGGATAACATTTCCTTTCAATGCCGATGAAAATGTTGGCCTTTTAAAATCTTCTCTCGCATTTGTGGATTCGGTTTTGGAAATATGGAGCACCCTTTTGCATGGTATGGAGTTACTTTTTCTGGTTTTAGCTTGAGTTAATTCAGATTTATGCTCGGCGCAAAGTTttgatttcttaatttttcatattaacTTTCTGCAGGTCTAACTATCTTAGTTGTTCCAAAACCAACTACAAAAGACCctgaaaaattagtaaaattacTTGACGAATATCAGATCGGACGAATTATGCTTGTACCAACGCTCTTGCGCAACATAATTATGTACCTGCAGATGGAAAGCAAAACTCATAATAACAATGATCGCCTCTTGTCAAAGCTTAAAAATTGGGTGTGTTCAGGGGAACCATTACAAAAACAACTTGTCGAACAGTTCTTTGACTGTTTTGAAGAGGGAACACAATTGCACAATTTTTATGGATGTACCGAAGTAATGGGTGACGTAACATATTTTACATGCAAGAGCAAACAACACCTGAAGGAGTTTGAAAAAATTCCTATAGGTGTGTACCAACTTTTATATAAATCAAGTGAACATAGTGACATAACTATCTTTTGCTTCCAGGGCTTCCTGTTGCTAACACTGAAATATACATATTAGATAATGACTATAAACCAGTCAGTCATGGAGAGATTGGACAAATTTTCATTGCTGGATTGCCACTTGCCAATGGTTACGTAAACGGCCGTGATCGGGACAGATTTATGGACAATCCACTTGTCGGTGAGTTTAGTAAGTATGACTTAATAGCACTTTAAAAGTGTTGTGGAGAGTTTCAAGTGGAGAGAACCTTAATTGTAAGATTGCTTTTCTCAGAATTTACCCGACTCTATAAAACTGGAGATTTTGGTTCATTTCGAAAAGGATACATCCATTTCGAAGGTCGTTTGGACTCACAAATCAAGATTCGTGGTCACCGAGTAGATCTTACAGAAGTGGAGAGAACCATCCTTTCATTTGACTTTGTGGAGAAAGCAATTGTTCTTTGCTATCAAGTAGATCCAATTGATCGTACACTTTTGGCATTTGTACAATTTAATGATTTATCACCTCGCTTCTCAGAACTGGAAATTGAAAAGGCGTTGAAGGGCAAACTACAAGATTACATGATTCCTCAAGTTATAATCGTTGATCACTTTCCGCTTTTGGTCAATGGAAAAATTGATCGTCAAGAGCTTTTGCGGTCTTACGAGAGAAAAAGGAATGACGTCATACCTATGGACTTTTCTCAAGTCCCAGATGATTTGAAAGTTATTGCGAGAGATGCTTTTAATATTATTGAAAGTGTAATTGGACGATCTGCACGTGGAACTTTGACAGTGGAGAGTAACTTCTATGAGATGGGTGGAAATTCTTTGAACTCGATTATAGCCGTTACATTGCTACGTGAAAAAGGATATCATATTGAAATATCTGATTTCATTTCGGCCAAGAATCTCGGTGAAGTTCTTCGGACAGTTTCCAATGAATTAACCAAACTGATTGGGGATTGCAAACTTGCTCACTTAAATATGAAAGCATTTCCCCTTACTGAAGATGACAAGTCAACTGCTATCAAGTAGGATATTGTCAAGGTTcgccttaaaataatttttttttaatgaattaacaTTTGCAGAATTCTCGTGGATAGTTTTTATGACAAAGGTGATTTGGAGTATTGGATCAAAGAAGATATTTCACGCCAAGATTACATTGATATTTTTGAGGCAATTTTATCAGCTCTGTTTTTGAAGAGATGttgtttatatttcttttttgttatcatTCTTCAGGATTTGTGGGATGACGCACTAAATAAAGGCtacagttttattgttaaagatATGGACACGAAGGAGATAACGGGTGTTGCAATTAATTTTGACGCTCGAGACGAGCCTAAATGTCTCACCAATTCAAAAGTTGATAGTGTTTTTGACATTGTAAGCGTATTAGAAGGTCCATTtaggtaaaaaagaaaaacgaagttagaaaaaataaaggTTTATAACGTtttgctttatctaaaacctagGCAGAATCAGATGGCAGTggagttaaataaaatattttatacttcTTTTTCTGCTACTAGCGTAAACTTGAATCCCCAAGAAAACATAGCCTGCATTTATTTAATTGAAGAAGAAGTTATAAACTTGGCTAAGAGAAAAAACTTTACGGGAGTACTTACATCAAATGTCAGTCCTCTTACACAGGTTTGTCAAAATCGGTTTGAAAACTATCCGAAGTAGAATtgctaattttatatttttttttattaatttctacaGCAACTTGGAAATgatgtttttaattataaatgcCTGGTTGATTATCAAGTTAATCAATTTATCTATAAAGATGGTACCAGACCTTTTGCTCTTGCTCCTGACTCACAAAAAATAATGGTTCAATATAAGGAGTTATAAGGTTTAAGCTAATAGTACactatgtataaaaataaatattaatacaaattttaaattattcctCGAAAACTGAATGTCTTATTAAATGGTCTCATGTTTCGACTCTTTTTTGAAGGGTTTTAAAAATCTTGTGAACAATTTTATTATAAGTTAAAGACTGTCTGCTAACtactaaatttaataaaaaacagtagataaccaacttgcatttttttttcttataaaaccaTCCCTGGGAAGTTGCAATGACGATTCTTAATTTCAAGTTATGTGttgtgttttttcaattattattttcaggaaaattattttcaaaattattttcatgaaAGTCCGATTTTCTTGGTTTTAGTTCCATGGGATTCATCATCGACATCGATCGATCCATTATGTGGATCTGTTGATAACATAATATAATTTCTATCTTGAATGGCAGAGTCTAGTCAGCTAATTCCAAAATAATGTGCATTAACAAAGCTGCAGTTTCCTAAATAAGGATGATACGTAGGAAAAAACGATACCATAATATGGTATATGAATTATTGATTGAATTTTCTTCCACAATACGTAAAAGTTAGGTTCAAAACGGTTTAGATATTGCCTTCCGTACGTAAAATCTAGAGTCAGTTGGGGTAAGTGCGcgcacttttcactttaaggcgAAATTGTGAAGATTCTGTAAGAGATATCAGCATAATGTTTTTTAGATTTGATAAACCTATACTTTGGGAACaagaaaacacagaaaaaaagttttttagtttaaatatttcatatgattAAAAAGCAAAAACCAAATGAAGTCGAAATGCGCACTCTTGCCCCAAAGTCAGGGTAAGATCGCGCAAAATCTTGGTTAAGAGCGCGCACATAATTTTAATAGGAATCTTGACAGTTTACGGCAACTAAATGTCTAAAAACTTAATGAGATACTTagttaaacaaaactttatttcaaaactttcaagttttcactaaaatgaatgaaaatgttaatgaaacaacaaattaagttcaaatacaaaaacttaaactctatttataaaacaaaacaaacaaaaaatatttcgaattaaattaGAAGATTACGGCctttcttttttggaattcatgaataacagccttcgtttttcaaaattcaagtttcaaatgtttctgtccggttgaaaaaagaaaagtttaatatggGGAGAAGTGCGTGTTCTTACCCACAAATGGACTGCGCGATTTTACCcacaaaggtacttttttttctatttaccaaatttataataaaatacaacaaaatctaacaaatttttgactttaatcaaatataaatatgcacAATTCCAAAATATGTACTACTCTCGGTATATAATGCTCCCACGCCGACGCTACACACTTTTCccgcacaacttttttttttgttttgagccGGGTTTTTTTCAacccgcttttaaaataaaatggagctgAGCACACAATCGCGAAGGTCATCACTTATTGACGTCTTACTAAGCACTGATTTCctcatttttcgtttttgttttttttctacacaactcgagaaataagcactgcgcgctcttacccactgAGCGATCTTACCCCAAATGACTCTACTTGAAAACTCAAAGTGCATATTGTGGTAAGATGGATTCAGAAAAAACATTCATAAACCAGAAAATTTAGTTAAATCTAAGGAAGATCTATCATGTGGCAACAATTTTTTCTACACtgaggggaaaaataaattgaagt includes the following:
- the LOC129915344 gene encoding beta-alanyl-bioamine nonribosomal peptide synthetase ebony-like isoform X1; this translates as MPSKSKLQSIIRGPQYDLIPRRLHKLFEDKVLENPNKSALIYDGKVLTRKEVNERSNQYARVFLRETLKHSLSPNQDGDNIIAMCMEPSDYLVMILLATWKAGFAYIAIDPILTPNRIAHILNDARPVMVICDNDMDQRVFGSYLTLSLNELNEKCFQMDVTSILDDEMKKSSQDLAVVLYTSGSTGVPKGVKLPPIALLNRLKWQWITFPFNADENVGLLKSSLAFVDSVLEIWSTLLHGLTILVVPKPTTKDPEKLVKLLDEYQIGRIMLVPTLLRNIIMYLQMESKTHNNNDRLLSKLKNWVCSGEPLQKQLVEQFFDCFEEGTQLHNFYGCTEVMGDVTYFTCKSKQHLKEFEKIPIGLPVANTEIYILDNDYKPVSHGEIGQIFIAGLPLANGYVNGRDRDRFMDNPLVGEFKFTRLYKTGDFGSFRKGYIHFEGRLDSQIKIRGHRVDLTEVERTILSFDFVEKAIVLCYQVDPIDRTLLAFVQFNDLSPRFSELEIEKALKGKLQDYMIPQVIIVDHFPLLVNGKIDRQELLRSYERKRNDVIPMDFSQVPDDLKVIARDAFNIIESVIGRSARGTLTVESNFYEMGGNSLNSIIAVTLLREKGYHIEISDFISAKNLGEVLRTVSNELTKLIGDCKLAHLNMKAFPLTEDDKSTAIKILVDSFYDKGDLEYWIKEDISRQDYIDIFEDLWDDALNKGYSFIVKDMDTKEITGVAINFDARDEPKCLTNSKVDSVFDIVSVLEGPFRQNQMAVELNKIFYTSFSATSVNLNPQENIACIYLIEEEVINLAKRKNFTGVLTSNVSPLTQQLGNDVFNYKCLVDYQVNQFIYKDGTRPFALAPDSQKIMVQYKEL
- the LOC129913224 gene encoding beta-alanyl-bioamine nonribosomal peptide synthetase ebony-like; this translates as MCMEPSDYLVMILLATWKAGFAYIAIDPILTPNRIAHILNDARPVMVICDNDMDQRVFGSSLTLSLNELNEKSFQMDVTSILDDEMKKSTQDLAVVLYTSGSTGVPKGVKLPPIALLNRLKWQWITFPFTSDETVGVFKTSLAFVDSVSEIWSVLLHGLSLLVVPKATTKDPEKLVKLLEEYQIRRITLVPTLLRNILMYLKMERKTHNNNDCLLSKLKNWVCSGEPLQKQLVEQFFDCFEEGTHFLHNFYGCTEVMGDVTYFTCRSKQQLNEFEKIPIGLPVANTEMYILDKDYRPVSHGEIGEIFVSGLPLANGYVNGRDPGRFVNSPLSIEGKFSRLYNTGDFGSFRKGYIHFEGRLDSQIKIRGHRVDLTEVERTILSFDFVEKAIVLCYQVYPVDSALLAFVQLNDLSPRYSELEIEKALKGKLGESGAKLQDYMIPQVIIVDHFPLLVNGKVDRQELLMSYERKRNDVIPMDFSQVPDDLKVIARDAFNIIESVIGRSARGTLTVESNFYEMGGNSLNSIIAVTLLREKGYHIEISDFISAKNLGGILRKVSNKFTKVVKGECRLVNLNMKAFPLIKDDKDSVIQILTDSFYDKGDLEFWIKERISRKNYIDVFEDMWDEALNKGYSFTVKDMNTKKTIGVIINFDARDEPKSNIKLFDDISTHIIEDLERPFRENQMPKELNKVLYTSLSATSKNLSPQENIACIYFMEEEIINLAKRKNFIAILAANISPLTQQLGNDVFKHKCLVNYQVNKYVHKDGTRPFALAPDSQKIMLHYMEL
- the LOC129915344 gene encoding beta-alanyl-bioamine nonribosomal peptide synthetase ebony-like isoform X2; this encodes MPSKSKLQSIIRGPQYDLIPRRLHKLFEDKVLENPNKSALIYDGKVLTRKEVNERSNQYARVFLRETLKHSLSPNQDGDNIIAMCMEPSDYLVMILLATWKAGFAYIAIDPILTPNRIAHILNDARPVMVICDNDMDQRVFGSYLTLSLNELNEKCFQMDVTSILDDEMKKSSQDLAVVLYTSGSTGVPKGVKLPPIALLNRLKWQWITFPFNADENVGLLKSSLAFVDSVLEIWSTLLHGLTILVVPKPTTKDPEKLVKLLDEYQIGRIMLVPTLLRNIIMYLQMESKTHNNNDRLLSKLKNWVCSGEPLQKQLVEQFFDCFEEGTQLHNFYGCTEVMGDVTYFTCKSKQHLKEFEKIPIGLPVANTEIYILDNDYKPVSHGEIGQIFIAGLPLANGYVNGRDRDRFMDNPLVEFTRLYKTGDFGSFRKGYIHFEGRLDSQIKIRGHRVDLTEVERTILSFDFVEKAIVLCYQVDPIDRTLLAFVQFNDLSPRFSELEIEKALKGKLQDYMIPQVIIVDHFPLLVNGKIDRQELLRSYERKRNDVIPMDFSQVPDDLKVIARDAFNIIESVIGRSARGTLTVESNFYEMGGNSLNSIIAVTLLREKGYHIEISDFISAKNLGEVLRTVSNELTKLIGDCKLAHLNMKAFPLTEDDKSTAIKILVDSFYDKGDLEYWIKEDISRQDYIDIFEDLWDDALNKGYSFIVKDMDTKEITGVAINFDARDEPKCLTNSKVDSVFDIVSVLEGPFRQNQMAVELNKIFYTSFSATSVNLNPQENIACIYLIEEEVINLAKRKNFTGVLTSNVSPLTQQLGNDVFNYKCLVDYQVNQFIYKDGTRPFALAPDSQKIMVQYKEL